In the Desulfuromonas sp. DDH964 genome, GCAGTCGTCGGCGTAGCGGCAGAAGGCGTGACCGCGCCTCTCCAGTTCCTTGTCGAACGCGTCGAGCAGGATGTTCGACAGAAGAGGTGAGAGGGGACCACCCTGCGGCGTCCCTTCCACCCTCTGCGACACAAGCCCGCCTTCGAGCACTCCGGCTTGCAGGTACCGCCGGATGAGCAGCAATACCCGCTTGTCTTCGACCTTACGGGCGACCCGCGACATGAGGATGTCGTGGTTCACCCGGTCGAAGAACTTCTCCAGGTCGATATCGACCACCCAGCGCTTGCCGTCGGCCACATGCCGACGGGCGGCTCTAACCGCCTGCCAGGCACTCCGTCCGGGACGATACCCGTAGGAGCTGTCGGAGAAGTCCGGATCGAATAGCGGCGTCAGCACCTGATGCAGCGCCTGCTGAATGAGCCGATCGCACACCGTGGGGATTCCCAGGGTGCGCACTCCCCCGTCGGGCTTCTCGATTTCCACCTTCCGCACCGGCTGGGGGCGATACGTCCCATTCAGCAACTCTTCCCTGATGGTCGGCCACTTCTCCTTGAGAAAACCGCGAAGCTCGCCCGTCGTCATCTCGTCGATGCCGGGGGCGCCCTTGTTGGCTTCCACCCGCTCTAAGGCCGCCATCATGTTCGGGCGGCTGACGACGTCTTCCATCAGCCCCCTTTCCGCTTTCGTCCAGGAAGGGTCTCTCGTTGCCGTGACGTTTGACGCACCGCTCCCATGCTCTGGCGGCTTCCGGCCGCTGCCCTCCGGGACGGCTCCCGGTATCTCGACCGGGACTTCTGCTGCTCTTGTCGTCATCGAAACGCGAGTCTCCTGAAACGACGCCTCGTGTTCGGCCCTTTGCCGGGTGGTTACTCCGGCTACTACGGCCTCTGCTGACTTCTGCCGGCCCGTCCCAACACCTTACGGTGACGGTAGCACGAGGCAGACCGACAGATCTCCCAGGGTAATGCGCGTGACCTTCCTCCCATCTACCCGCCGCATCTACAGCCCCACCCTCCCGGATGGCTATCGGGCTTTGAAGATAGTGGCCTTCTCGCCCGGATGAGACTGCCTCATGCGGTTTCTGTTCGTCGGACCGGGATTTTGCCTGCGGCTTCCTTCAGATTCCACCTCGCGATGGACACCCTTGCCGTCCGGCTAGCGGTTCCCGCCATCAGGGTCCGCAGGGGACTTGCACCCCCAAGTCACTGATTCACCACCACAGTGAATCAGACAGCGCCAGTCAAGGCGCTACGCGCCATGCCTGGCGCACCAAAAAAAAAAGGTGGAGCTAAGCTCCACCTTAGTGCCTCCCCTCGGGAAGGCGTTGATTGGTGACCCCTACGGGAATCGAACCCGTGTTACCGACGTGAAAGGCCGGTGTCCTAGACCGCTAGACGAAGGGGCCGTGTCTATTCATTATCGCGATACGCGTCGCGGATGACTCTGGCTGGGGTGCTAGGATTCGAACCTAGGGATGACGGAGTCAGAGTCCGTTGCCTTACCGCTTGGCGACACCCCAAAACGAGATGGAGTATGTAACAATAATCCCCGAACGAGTCAAGGGAAAACTTTCACCCTTTAGCCCTGAAGCATTCCCCGGGCCTGGCGCAGCCGCCGCAGGGAAATTTCAGGGCCGAGAACTTCGAGAACGTCGAAAAGGCTTGGGCTGGTAGTCCCCCCGACCAGCGCAACGCGCACCGCGGGACCGAACTTGCCGAGCTTGAGGCCCGTTGCTGCCATGACCCGGCCAAAGGCCGCCTCGATGCCAGCGTGATCCCAGCTCTCGGTGGCCTCCAGCTCTGCAATCAGTGCATCAAATACCACCTGTTTGTCCGCGGTCAGAAATTTGGTCACCGCCTCGGCATCGAACTCAACTTCGCGGCGATAGTAAAAGAGCGCACCCTCAGCCATTTCGACCAGGGTATGGGAACGCTCCTGCAGGGTTTTGACCACCGCCGCCAGTGGCGGGCCGGAACCGGGATCGACCCCGCGCGCCGCCAGCTGTTCAGCCAGCAGAGTGCCGAGTCGCTCCGGGTCACCCTGCTTGATGTAATGGGCGTTAAGCCAAAGGAGCTTGTCGGGGTTGAAGACCCCGGCGGCGCGGCCGACGCTGTCGAGGCTGAATTTTTCAATCAGCTCTTCGCGGCTGAAGATTTCCTGGTCGCCATGGGACCAGCCGAGGCGCACCAGGTAATTGACCATCGCCTCGGGGAGGAAGCCCATCTCCCGGTAAGCCATGACCGAGGTGGCGCCGTGGCGTTTGGAAAGCCGGGCCTTGTCGGCGCCGAGAATCATCGGCACATGGGCGAACTCGGGAACCGGGTAGCCGAGGGCCTGATACATCTGGATCTGCCGCGGGGTGTTGTTGATGTGGTCGTCACCGCGGATCACCAGAGTCAGTCCCATCTCGGCGTCATCGACGACGACCACGAAGTTGTAGGTCGGGGTCCCATCGCTGCGCTGGATGATGAGGTCGTCTAGCTCATCGTTGGCGAAGGTAATCGGCCCCTTGATACGATCGACAAAGGTCGTCTCCCCTTCCTGCGGCGCCCGGAAACGAACGACGTAAGGGGCGTCCGGCTGATCCTGCCGATGGCGGCAGGTGCCGTCATACTTGGGCTTGCCGCCGCACTTCAGGGCCGCTTCGCGCCTAGCATCAAGTTCCTCGGCACTGCAATAACAGCGGTAGGCACTTCCCTTGGCCAGCAGCTCGTCGACCTTGGCGCGGTAAAGCTCGAAACGCTGGGACTGGTAATAAGGACCCTCATCGTAATCGAGCCCAAGCCACTCCATTGCCTGGAGAATGGCATCGACCGATTCCTGGGTGGAGCGGGCCACGTCGGTATCCTCGATGCGCAGGATAAAGGTACCCCCCTCCTTGCGGGCGAGCAGCCAGTTGAAGAGAGCGGTGCGGGCACCACCAATATGTAGATAGCCGGTCGGGCTGGGGGCAAAACGGACACGCAGCTTGGACATGGAATGACTCCGGGAGCGGGTAATGGAAAGCGGCGGGATGAAGCTCGCAACGCTTGGCGACCCGCAGTATATACCGGATGGCGGCAGGGCTGACAAGGCTTTTCTGGGCAGGTCACGAAGTAGCGGCAGGCCAGATCGCGAGGCCGGCGTAGCCGACCACTTCCTGCTGGTCGCCAGTGACATCGCCGGAATTGCCATAGCGGATCAGTTCCGCCCCGGTGGCACCCAGAACCCGGGCGGCAGCAAGCAGGACGACGGTCGGCAGAACCCCGCACATGCTGATGCGGCGCTCCCGAACGGTGCGGTAGAGCCCCTCGGGGTCGAGCGCCAGGACACAGTCGATGGCGAGCTGATCCTTGCCGCGGGCAATCTCTCCCGCTTCATAATGGGTCATGTCGCTGCTGACGACAATCAGGGTCGGGTGCAGATCTTCAGCGATCAAGGTGGCGAGCCCTTCGCCAATCTCGAGGAGTTCCGTCAGCGGAAGATGACCGAGGCAGAGCGGCACAATCCGCGCGCCGGGATTTCGCACCTGGAGAAAGGGGACCTGGACCTCGAGGGAATGCTCAAAACGATGGGCGGCCGAGTCGGCCCCGGTTTGCGGGCAGCGCTGCAGCAGGCGGCCGGCAAAATCAGCGTCAACATGGACTTTGCCGAGGGGTGTCTCCCAGCTGCCGTCGGCATAGATAGCCGCAGGGTGGCCGAACCCGTGGTGATTGGGGCCGATAATGACAACCCGGTCCGGTATCGCGACCCGGGCGAAGGTTTCAGCGGCAATAGCCCCCGAATAAATATAACCGGCATGAGGCGAGACGATTCCCAGGGCCTGGCGCGTCGTGGCCTCAGGTGTCAGTTCGAGAATCTGGCGCCGCAGGAGAAGAGGATCCGAATTGTAGAACTGGCCGGCAACGGCAGCCTGTCGCAGCATTTCAGAATCCTTTCGGGGTCAGAAGAATCCTTGGTAAATCATGCGCAGCCCGATCAGGACCAGCAGCAGGGAGAAGATCGAGACGAGTTTAGCATGGGCGGTACGGGAAGCAACCCGCACCCCGAGGCGGGCGCAAAGGATACTGAACGGGGCCACAATTGCGGCGACCAGCAGATTCACGTAGCCAAGGGAGAAGGCCGGCAGATCGGGGATCTCCCAACCGTGCGCGATATAGGAGAGCGCCCCGGTGAGGGAGGAGATGACGATCAGCGCACTCGAGTTGCCAACCGCCAGTTGAATCGGCAGCTGCAGGGCGATAACCATCAGCGGTACCGCAACGACGCCGCCACCGACCCCGAAAAAGGCCGAGAAAGCACCACCCAAAAGGCCAACCGCCAGAAGCGGCAGTGCGGAGACTCGCTCATCACGGATCGGCGGGAGATGGGGTTTGAAGAGAAACATTTTCACACCGACAAGGATCTGCATCATCCCGAACAGGCCCTTGAGCCAGTCGCCGGAGAGCCGGGCGGCCAGGGCTGCGCCGATCAGCGCCCCAACGATGCCGCCGAGGGCGAGAAAGCCGACCTGGTGCCAGTCGACGTTGCCGCGTTTGCGATGACCGAGGGTGCTGCTGACCGAGGTCGGGATGATGATTGCCAGGCTGGTGCCAAAGGCGGCATGGACGATAATGTCTGGTGAAAACCCGGCAAGACCGAAAATCACCAGGAAGAGCGGCACGAGGATGACACCGCCACCGATGCCGAGGAGCCCGGCCAGGAAGCCGGCGCTCGAACCAAGCACGGCAAAGAGGAACAGAATCGGGAGCGAGAGGATATGCATAGGCGCCACAACGAAAAAGCCAGCCCGTAAGAGGCTGGCTTCAGGTTCGATTGGAGGCCCCGACCAGATTCGAACTGGTGATGGAGGTTTTGCAGACCTCTGCCTTACCACTTGGCGACGGGGCCGTACGCTGCGCTGGCAGCGCCGAGAGCCCGACATTGATACCAGATCACTCCCGGGGTGTCAAGGGGAAATGGCTGTCAAACGGTCACTCGCCCCTCCCCTTTCCGGGACCATGGAGATAGTCGCCAAGCAGGCTGCGGCTATGCTCGTCGTCGTGACACTCGACGCAGAGGTTTTCCCAGTTGCTGCCATCCGGTGGGTTATTGGCGTGGTTGCCATCCTTGTGATGAACCGTCAGCAGGTGAAGGTTCCCGGCATCGAACTCCCGTCCGCACTTGGCACAAATCCAGTCATGCAGTTTCAGGGATTTCTCCCGGTAGTTGCTGTTCTTCTCCTGCTCGGCCCGCATCCGCCGCACCCGCTCATCGATTTCGGCCTGGGAGAGGGCGGGTACCGGCCGGCGTGGTCGTCTTCCCCCGCCGCGATTCATGAGCGCAAGGCTCCCATGTCTGCCACGCTCCCGCATAATGTCGGGGTAGCGCTGCGGTTCTCGATCTGAATCATCACTGTTGCCTCCTCATTCCTTGAAGGTAATACGGTAGATGGCTCCGCTGCGATCATCACTGAGATAGAGGGCTCCATCGGGGCCAATCGCTGGCGCCACCGGTCGTCCCCAGGCCGTCCCCTCTTGAAGCCAGCCACGGATCACGTCCCGGGGTGCTCCCGCAGGACGAGCATCCCGAAAGGGGATGCCGATCAGCTTGTACCCGGTAGGAACGCTGCGGTTCCAGGAACCGTGAAGGGCGACGTAAAGCATCTCCCGAAAAGGCTGCGGGGCAGCGAACCCGGTTCCGAAGGTGATACCGAGGGGCGCCGAATGGGCCGGAATTGCAACGGCCGGCGCCAGAGTCTCGCGACAGCGCCGGGCGGATCCCAGTTCAGGGTCGGGGACCTGTTCGCCGTAGCAGTAAGGCCAGCCATAATCGCCACCGGCAACGATCTGGTTGATCTCATCGGGTGGCAGGTCGTCACCGAGCATATCCCGGCCGTTGTCGCTCCCCCACAATTCGCCCCGCAGCGGATCGATGGCGAGCCCAACGCTGTTGCGCAGCCCCCTGCCAAAGAGAACCGCGGCGCCCCCGCTAGCGGGGATTGCGAGAACGGCGGCGCGCCGGGAGTCTTTTTCGATGCAGGCGTTACAACTCGACCCGGCAGAGACCAGGAAGTCTCCCTTTTCCCCGCGCACTACGCTGCGGGTCCAATGGCCACCGCCACCGGGCAGGTCACTGGTGAGCACCTTGATTCCATCGGCCTGCAGGTCACCATCGCTGTCCCGCAATCGCAGCAGGCGACTGTTCTCTGCCACCACCAGATCGACACCCGCAAAGGTCAGGCCGTGAGGGCGATCGAGGCCGGTAGCAAAATCGATTCGACGGTCGGCCAGCCCATCCCGGTTGCGATCGGGCAGCACTGCCACCATACCGTCCCGCGGCAGGGAGACATAGAGATCCCCGGCGGGACTGAAGGCGAGCATGCGCGGCGCCCCCAGGCCCGTGGCGAAGAGGGAGACCTGGAAGCCGGGGAGGACCTGGAGAGTGCGGCGGGTTGCAAACGTTCCCTGGCGCAGGTCGTCGGTAACCTGCACTTCGACTTCCGACAAAAGCTTCCCGGTGCGGACCCGCGAGTCGCCCAGGCAGCCATGGGGCCAAAGGGGCCACAGCAGGCTGACGGCAATGGCCAGAGAGCTGCCGAGGGTGGCCCAGCGCCA is a window encoding:
- the ltrA gene encoding group II intron reverse transcriptase/maturase, giving the protein MTTRAAEVPVEIPGAVPEGSGRKPPEHGSGASNVTATRDPSWTKAERGLMEDVVSRPNMMAALERVEANKGAPGIDEMTTGELRGFLKEKWPTIREELLNGTYRPQPVRKVEIEKPDGGVRTLGIPTVCDRLIQQALHQVLTPLFDPDFSDSSYGYRPGRSAWQAVRAARRHVADGKRWVVDIDLEKFFDRVNHDILMSRVARKVEDKRVLLLIRRYLQAGVLEGGLVSQRVEGTPQGGPLSPLLSNILLDAFDKELERRGHAFCRYADDCNIYVQTRRSGQRVMASLTRFLEERLALKVNVAKSAVDRPWKRVFLGYSMTFHKKPRLKVAESRVKRFKAGLRKVCRRGRGRSLAQVIKEITPKLRGWASYFRLAEVKGIFEELDKWLRRKLRCILWRQWKRPYTRAKRLMQRGLPEARAWKSATNGRGPWWNSGASHMNEAYPTSFFRYLGLIRLTDQHRRFQSAL
- a CDS encoding sulfite exporter TauE/SafE family protein, translating into MHILSLPILFLFAVLGSSAGFLAGLLGIGGGVILVPLFLVIFGLAGFSPDIIVHAAFGTSLAIIIPTSVSSTLGHRKRGNVDWHQVGFLALGGIVGALIGAALAARLSGDWLKGLFGMMQILVGVKMFLFKPHLPPIRDERVSALPLLAVGLLGGAFSAFFGVGGGVVAVPLMVIALQLPIQLAVGNSSALIVISSLTGALSYIAHGWEIPDLPAFSLGYVNLLVAAIVAPFSILCARLGVRVASRTAHAKLVSIFSLLLVLIGLRMIYQGFF
- a CDS encoding PQQ-dependent sugar dehydrogenase; translation: MLRLLSALFGPFSLFCGLALGLLFRYIPPPSFWYWLAAGGLLVLGAFAIGRSHGWRWATLGSSLAIAVSLLWPLWPHGCLGDSRVRTGKLLSEVEVQVTDDLRQGTFATRRTLQVLPGFQVSLFATGLGAPRMLAFSPAGDLYVSLPRDGMVAVLPDRNRDGLADRRIDFATGLDRPHGLTFAGVDLVVAENSRLLRLRDSDGDLQADGIKVLTSDLPGGGGHWTRSVVRGEKGDFLVSAGSSCNACIEKDSRRAAVLAIPASGGAAVLFGRGLRNSVGLAIDPLRGELWGSDNGRDMLGDDLPPDEINQIVAGGDYGWPYCYGEQVPDPELGSARRCRETLAPAVAIPAHSAPLGITFGTGFAAPQPFREMLYVALHGSWNRSVPTGYKLIGIPFRDARPAGAPRDVIRGWLQEGTAWGRPVAPAIGPDGALYLSDDRSGAIYRITFKE
- a CDS encoding YajD family HNH nuclease, which codes for MNRGGGRRPRRPVPALSQAEIDERVRRMRAEQEKNSNYREKSLKLHDWICAKCGREFDAGNLHLLTVHHKDGNHANNPPDGSNWENLCVECHDDEHSRSLLGDYLHGPGKGRGE
- the gltX gene encoding glutamate--tRNA ligase; the protein is MSKLRVRFAPSPTGYLHIGGARTALFNWLLARKEGGTFILRIEDTDVARSTQESVDAILQAMEWLGLDYDEGPYYQSQRFELYRAKVDELLAKGSAYRCYCSAEELDARREAALKCGGKPKYDGTCRHRQDQPDAPYVVRFRAPQEGETTFVDRIKGPITFANDELDDLIIQRSDGTPTYNFVVVVDDAEMGLTLVIRGDDHINNTPRQIQMYQALGYPVPEFAHVPMILGADKARLSKRHGATSVMAYREMGFLPEAMVNYLVRLGWSHGDQEIFSREELIEKFSLDSVGRAAGVFNPDKLLWLNAHYIKQGDPERLGTLLAEQLAARGVDPGSGPPLAAVVKTLQERSHTLVEMAEGALFYYRREVEFDAEAVTKFLTADKQVVFDALIAELEATESWDHAGIEAAFGRVMAATGLKLGKFGPAVRVALVGGTTSPSLFDVLEVLGPEISLRRLRQARGMLQG
- the amrB gene encoding AmmeMemoRadiSam system protein B, whose translation is MLRQAAVAGQFYNSDPLLLRRQILELTPEATTRQALGIVSPHAGYIYSGAIAAETFARVAIPDRVVIIGPNHHGFGHPAAIYADGSWETPLGKVHVDADFAGRLLQRCPQTGADSAAHRFEHSLEVQVPFLQVRNPGARIVPLCLGHLPLTELLEIGEGLATLIAEDLHPTLIVVSSDMTHYEAGEIARGKDQLAIDCVLALDPEGLYRTVRERRISMCGVLPTVVLLAAARVLGATGAELIRYGNSGDVTGDQQEVVGYAGLAIWPAATS